A portion of the Krasilnikovia cinnamomea genome contains these proteins:
- a CDS encoding glutamate--cysteine ligase, with amino-acid sequence MGEEVEQHAFTRDDRARYRQKIRRSLDVFASMLRESRFEFERPLTGMEIELNLIDEHCDPAMRNAEVLGAIADPDYQTELGQFNIEINVPPRLLAGDGNTDLERGLRASLNNAEQHARSAGAHMVMIGILPTLRKEHLTMESLSANPRYRLLNEQIFAARGEDLDIRIDGIDRLAVTTDTIAPEAACTSTQFHLQVSPGQFAAYWNSAQAIAGVQVALGANSPLLFGRELWRETRIPLFEQATDTRSEEIKAQGVRPRVWFGERWVTSVFDLFEENVRYFPALLPICDDADPEQDLERGDIPELSELRLHNGTVYRWNRPVYAVVNGRPHLRVENRVLPAGPTVVDTIANAAFYYGLVRSLADAERPLWTQMSFSAAEENFHAGARHGIAATVFWPGLGYVPVTELVLRRLLPLAHDGLDRWAVPAAERDRLLGIIERRCLAGRNGAQWQVDTLHALEADGRERREALHEMLQRYLPLMHGNVPVHEWPLPG; translated from the coding sequence GTGGGTGAAGAGGTCGAGCAGCACGCGTTCACCCGCGACGACCGCGCGCGGTACCGGCAGAAGATCCGCCGGAGCCTGGACGTGTTCGCGTCAATGCTGCGGGAGTCCCGGTTCGAGTTCGAACGGCCGCTGACCGGCATGGAGATCGAGCTGAACCTCATCGACGAGCACTGCGACCCGGCGATGCGCAACGCCGAGGTGCTCGGCGCCATCGCGGACCCCGACTACCAGACCGAGCTGGGCCAGTTCAACATCGAGATCAACGTGCCGCCGCGCCTGCTGGCCGGGGACGGCAACACCGATCTGGAACGCGGCCTGCGGGCCAGCCTCAACAACGCCGAACAGCACGCCCGCTCGGCCGGCGCGCACATGGTGATGATCGGCATCCTGCCGACGCTGCGCAAGGAGCACCTCACCATGGAGTCGCTGTCCGCGAATCCGCGGTACCGGCTGCTCAACGAGCAGATCTTCGCGGCGCGCGGCGAGGACCTCGACATCCGCATCGACGGCATCGACCGGCTCGCGGTCACCACCGACACGATCGCGCCCGAGGCGGCCTGCACGAGCACCCAGTTCCACCTGCAGGTCAGCCCGGGGCAGTTCGCCGCGTACTGGAACTCGGCGCAGGCCATCGCGGGCGTCCAGGTGGCACTGGGCGCCAACTCGCCGCTGCTGTTCGGGCGTGAGCTGTGGCGCGAGACCCGCATCCCGCTGTTCGAACAGGCGACGGACACCCGCAGCGAGGAGATCAAGGCGCAGGGGGTACGCCCGCGGGTGTGGTTCGGCGAGCGCTGGGTCACCTCGGTCTTCGACCTGTTCGAGGAGAACGTACGGTACTTTCCCGCCCTGCTGCCGATCTGCGACGATGCCGACCCCGAGCAGGACCTGGAGCGCGGCGACATTCCCGAGCTCAGCGAGTTGCGCCTGCACAACGGCACCGTCTACCGCTGGAACCGGCCCGTGTACGCGGTGGTCAACGGCCGTCCCCACCTGCGCGTCGAGAACCGGGTGCTGCCCGCCGGACCCACCGTGGTGGACACGATCGCCAACGCGGCCTTCTACTACGGCCTCGTGCGCAGCCTCGCCGACGCGGAGCGTCCGCTGTGGACGCAGATGTCGTTCAGCGCCGCCGAGGAGAACTTCCACGCCGGTGCCCGGCACGGCATCGCCGCGACGGTGTTCTGGCCCGGCCTCGGATACGTCCCGGTCACGGAGCTGGTGCTGCGCCGGCTGCTGCCGCTCGCCCACGACGGGCTGGACCGCTGGGCAGTGCCCGCCGCCGAACGCGACCGCCTGCTCGGCATCATCGAACGCCGCTGCCTGGCCGGGCGCAACGGGGCGCAGTGGCAGGTGGACACGCTGCACGCGCTGGAGGCCGACGGCCGGGAGCGTCGCGAGGCCCTGCACGAGATGCTGCAGCGGTACCTGCCGCTCATGCACGGCAACGTACCCGTCCACGAGTGGCCGCTGCCCGGCTAG
- a CDS encoding cobalamin biosynthesis protein: MTARGRDAATPFTEDSGVVGAGDDVRCGEPVAVHGGRVAVGVGARSDLLEAELDWAIRAALTAAGLSPGDVGVVATLDRRAGATLRAVADRHEWAVRSYRADQLAVVPVPHPSARVAAAAGTPSVAEAAALLAAGPGARLILPKSVWSGLTVAVADRAVTTALPRTASAQPGGEAGQPG; the protein is encoded by the coding sequence GTGACGGCGCGCGGCCGGGATGCCGCTACGCCGTTCACCGAGGACAGTGGGGTCGTCGGCGCGGGTGACGACGTCCGGTGCGGCGAACCGGTGGCGGTTCACGGCGGGCGGGTGGCGGTGGGCGTCGGGGCGCGCAGCGACCTGCTCGAAGCGGAGCTGGACTGGGCGATCCGCGCCGCGCTGACCGCGGCGGGCCTGTCGCCCGGGGACGTCGGCGTGGTGGCCACGCTGGACCGCCGGGCCGGCGCGACGCTGAGGGCCGTCGCGGACCGTCACGAATGGGCGGTGCGGTCGTACCGGGCGGACCAGCTCGCCGTCGTGCCGGTGCCGCATCCGAGCGCGCGGGTCGCCGCGGCGGCCGGGACACCGAGTGTGGCCGAGGCCGCCGCCCTGCTGGCCGCCGGGCCCGGCGCGCGACTGATCCTGCCGAAGTCGGTGTGGTCAGGCCTCACCGTGGCGGTCGCGGATCGGGCCGTCACGACGGCCCTGCCCCGCACCGCTTCCGCGCAGCCGGGCGGAGAGGCCGGACAACCCGGCTAG
- a CDS encoding cobyrinate a,c-diamide synthase produces the protein MVSVPRLVIAAPASGHGKTTVATGLLAAFAARGLAVAPFKVGPDYIDPGYHALAAGRPGRNLDPVMVGEQLIGPLFAHGTAGAQLAVVEGVMGLYDGRTGAGDTGSTAHVARLLAAPVVLVVDAAAQGRSVAALVHGFRSFGDARIGGVILNRVGSDRHEQLLREACEEVGTPVLGALRRADAVAAPSRHLGLIPAAERRAEAVAAVDALAALVASAVDLDAVLALARAAPPLAATAWTPAAAEPVPGRPVVAVAGGPAFTFSYAETAELLAGAGAEVVTVDPLRAEALPAGTGALVVGGGFPEVYAEQLSANEPLRRDVAARAAAGLPIVAECAGLLWLCRALDGAPMCGVLDAEAAMTPTLTLGYRDAAALTDSPLAVAGTRVTGHEFHRTVVQPRSGLLLSPAAGAAWGWRGADPEGFATPSLHASYLHLHWAGQPAMAHRVVTAAAARDAPLERAP, from the coding sequence ATGGTGAGCGTGCCCCGCCTGGTCATAGCCGCGCCGGCCTCCGGGCACGGCAAGACCACGGTGGCCACCGGCCTGCTGGCCGCGTTCGCGGCGCGCGGCCTCGCGGTCGCCCCGTTCAAGGTGGGGCCGGACTACATCGACCCGGGCTACCACGCCCTGGCCGCCGGGCGGCCCGGGCGCAACCTCGACCCGGTCATGGTGGGCGAGCAGCTGATCGGTCCGCTGTTCGCGCACGGTACGGCCGGTGCGCAGCTCGCGGTCGTGGAAGGCGTCATGGGCCTGTACGACGGCCGCACCGGCGCCGGCGACACAGGCTCCACCGCACACGTGGCGCGCCTGCTCGCCGCGCCCGTGGTGCTCGTGGTGGACGCCGCCGCGCAGGGCCGCTCGGTGGCTGCCCTCGTGCACGGCTTCCGCAGCTTCGGCGACGCCCGCATCGGCGGGGTCATCCTCAACCGGGTCGGCTCCGACCGGCACGAGCAACTGCTGCGCGAGGCGTGCGAGGAGGTGGGCACCCCGGTGCTGGGCGCGCTGCGCCGCGCCGACGCCGTAGCCGCTCCGTCGCGGCACCTGGGGTTGATCCCGGCGGCCGAGCGCCGCGCCGAGGCCGTCGCGGCGGTCGACGCGCTGGCCGCGCTCGTCGCGTCCGCCGTGGACCTGGACGCGGTGCTGGCGCTGGCCCGCGCCGCCCCGCCGCTGGCGGCCACCGCGTGGACCCCGGCGGCGGCCGAGCCCGTGCCGGGCCGCCCGGTCGTCGCGGTCGCGGGCGGCCCGGCCTTCACCTTTTCGTACGCGGAGACCGCCGAGCTGCTGGCCGGTGCGGGTGCCGAGGTCGTCACGGTCGACCCGCTGCGCGCCGAGGCCCTGCCCGCCGGCACCGGCGCCCTGGTGGTCGGCGGCGGCTTCCCCGAGGTGTACGCCGAGCAGCTGTCCGCCAACGAGCCGCTGCGCCGCGACGTGGCCGCCCGCGCCGCGGCCGGTCTGCCGATCGTGGCCGAGTGCGCGGGCCTGCTCTGGCTCTGCCGGGCCCTCGACGGCGCGCCGATGTGCGGCGTGCTCGACGCGGAGGCGGCCATGACCCCCACGCTGACCCTCGGCTACCGCGACGCCGCGGCGCTGACGGACAGCCCCCTGGCCGTGGCCGGGACCAGGGTGACCGGGCACGAGTTCCACCGTACGGTCGTGCAGCCCCGCTCCGGGCTGCTGCTTTCCCCGGCGGCCGGGGCGGCGTGGGGGTGGCGCGGCGCCGACCCGGAGGGCTTCGCGACCCCGAGCCTGCATGCGTCGTATCTGCACCTGCACTGGGCGGGCCAACCGGCGATGGCGCACCGCGTGGTCACCGCGGCCGCCGCCCGCGACGCGCCGCTGGAGCGTGCCCCGTGA
- the cobO gene encoding cob(I)yrinic acid a,c-diamide adenosyltransferase, with translation MPQGKVTTVPDDGLTTRQRRRQAVLAVHTGHGKGKSTAAFGMALRAWSAGWSIGVFQFVKSEKWRVGEETALKALGASGGPPVAWHKMGEGWSWIQRAGTERDHAAEAAEGWAQIKRDLTAETHRFYVLDEFTYPMKWGWVDVADVVATLAERPGTQHVVITGRDAHPDLIAAADLVTEMTKLKHPMDAGRKGQPGIEW, from the coding sequence ATGCCGCAGGGCAAGGTCACGACGGTGCCGGACGACGGCCTGACCACCCGCCAGCGGCGCCGCCAGGCGGTGCTGGCGGTGCACACCGGACACGGCAAGGGAAAGTCGACGGCCGCGTTCGGGATGGCGTTGCGGGCCTGGAGCGCCGGGTGGTCGATCGGGGTGTTCCAGTTCGTCAAGAGCGAGAAGTGGCGGGTCGGCGAGGAGACCGCCCTCAAGGCGCTGGGCGCGAGCGGCGGCCCGCCCGTGGCCTGGCACAAGATGGGGGAGGGCTGGTCCTGGATCCAGCGGGCCGGCACGGAACGCGACCACGCCGCCGAGGCGGCCGAGGGCTGGGCACAGATCAAACGGGACCTGACCGCCGAGACCCACAGGTTCTACGTGCTCGACGAGTTCACGTACCCGATGAAATGGGGTTGGGTCGACGTGGCCGACGTCGTGGCGACCCTGGCCGAACGGCCCGGCACCCAGCATGTCGTGATCACCGGCCGTGACGCGCACCCGGACCTCATCGCGGCGGCCGACCTGGTCACCGAGATGACCAAGCTCAAGCACCCGATGGACGCGGGCCGCAAGGGGCAGCCGGGCATCGAATGGTGA
- a CDS encoding VWA domain-containing protein, giving the protein MLPAYPFSAVVGLDDLRLALLLTAVSPAVGGVLVRGEKGTAKSTVVRALAGLLPEVDVVRGCRFACDPAGPDPDCPDGPHEIDAPHGHRPATLVELPVGATEDRVVGTLDIQRALADGVKAYEPGLLAAAHRGALYVDEVNLLPDHLVDLLLDAAAMGRAHVERDGVSVKHAARFLLVGTMNPEEGEPRPQLVDRFGLVVTVAAPRDAGQRAEVVRRRLAYEADPAGFTARFADAERTLAHRIAEARAALPGVALPDAELDRIARVCLAYGVDGMRADIVVARCAVALAAWHGRDRVTGDDVKDAARLALPHRRRRDPLDPPGTDEQRLEEALAQADPDDDPPTPPDGGAPPPDDGPAPGDGPHSGDTQGPPPGDRDPSGADGSSSPSRAQEHPPEPAAATDRPGPAAGHAPLDQPGESASPGRPRSGTARAGAAFRPRTLRIAARGDGGHAGRRSPAYARRGRVVGARAPHGRLTGAPHLPATLRAALHRAAAHRTARPGGLAVQPRDLRQAVHVGREANLVLFVVDASGSMAARRRMTVVKTAVLSLLRDAYQRRDRIGMITFRGSSADQVLPPTSSHEVGVLRLASLRTGGRTPLAAGLRAAAATIATERRRDPRRRPLLVVVTDGRATSGPDPTTLAGVLAGVATVVVDCESGPVRLGLARRLAAALDADLVPLEHLEHTTTRRAA; this is encoded by the coding sequence GTGCTGCCTGCGTACCCGTTCTCCGCCGTCGTCGGCCTCGACGACCTGCGGCTCGCCCTGTTGCTGACCGCCGTGTCACCGGCCGTGGGCGGCGTCCTGGTCCGAGGCGAGAAGGGCACCGCCAAGTCGACCGTGGTCCGCGCGCTCGCCGGGCTGCTGCCCGAGGTCGACGTGGTGCGCGGCTGCCGCTTCGCGTGCGATCCCGCCGGACCAGACCCGGACTGCCCCGACGGGCCACATGAGATCGACGCACCGCACGGGCACCGGCCCGCCACCCTTGTGGAGCTGCCGGTCGGCGCCACCGAGGACCGGGTGGTCGGCACCCTCGACATCCAGCGCGCCCTCGCCGACGGGGTCAAGGCGTACGAGCCCGGACTGCTGGCCGCCGCCCACCGTGGCGCCCTGTACGTCGACGAGGTCAACCTGCTCCCGGACCACCTCGTCGACCTGCTCCTCGACGCGGCTGCCATGGGCCGGGCACACGTCGAACGCGACGGCGTCTCCGTCAAGCACGCCGCCCGCTTCCTGCTGGTCGGCACCATGAACCCGGAGGAGGGCGAGCCCCGCCCCCAGCTGGTCGACCGGTTCGGGCTGGTGGTCACGGTCGCCGCGCCCCGCGACGCCGGGCAGCGCGCCGAGGTGGTGCGACGCCGCCTCGCGTACGAGGCGGATCCCGCCGGGTTCACGGCCCGGTTCGCGGACGCCGAGCGGACACTGGCCCACCGGATCGCCGAGGCCCGGGCCGCCCTGCCGGGCGTGGCGCTGCCCGACGCCGAGCTGGACCGGATCGCCCGGGTGTGCCTCGCGTACGGCGTCGACGGCATGCGCGCCGACATCGTGGTCGCCCGGTGCGCGGTGGCGCTGGCCGCCTGGCACGGACGCGACCGGGTGACCGGCGACGACGTCAAGGACGCGGCCCGGCTGGCGTTGCCGCATCGGCGCCGCCGCGACCCGCTCGACCCGCCCGGCACGGACGAGCAGCGCCTCGAGGAGGCCCTGGCCCAGGCGGACCCGGACGACGACCCGCCCACCCCGCCGGACGGCGGCGCCCCACCACCCGACGACGGCCCCGCGCCCGGCGACGGCCCTCACTCAGGGGACACCCAGGGCCCGCCGCCGGGCGACCGAGACCCGTCCGGCGCGGACGGTTCGTCGTCGCCGAGCCGGGCGCAGGAGCACCCCCCGGAGCCGGCGGCCGCCACCGACCGGCCCGGGCCGGCCGCCGGGCACGCACCGCTGGATCAGCCGGGCGAGTCGGCGTCACCCGGCCGCCCACGGTCGGGGACCGCGCGGGCCGGCGCCGCGTTCCGCCCGCGCACGCTGCGGATCGCCGCGCGCGGCGACGGCGGCCACGCGGGCCGCCGCTCCCCGGCGTACGCGCGTCGCGGCCGCGTGGTCGGGGCGCGGGCGCCGCACGGCCGCCTCACCGGCGCCCCCCACCTGCCGGCCACGCTGCGCGCCGCCCTGCACCGGGCCGCCGCGCACCGCACCGCCCGGCCCGGCGGCCTCGCCGTGCAGCCACGCGACCTGCGCCAGGCCGTACACGTCGGCCGGGAGGCCAACCTCGTCCTGTTCGTCGTGGACGCCTCCGGCTCGATGGCCGCGCGCCGCCGGATGACCGTGGTCAAGACCGCGGTGCTGTCCCTGCTGCGCGACGCCTACCAGCGGCGCGACCGGATCGGGATGATCACCTTCCGGGGTTCATCCGCGGATCAGGTGCTGCCGCCGACCTCCAGCCACGAGGTCGGGGTGCTGCGGCTGGCCTCGTTGCGCACGGGCGGGCGTACCCCGCTCGCCGCGGGCCTGCGCGCCGCGGCCGCGACCATCGCCACCGAGCGCCGCCGCGACCCCCGCCGGCGTCCCCTGCTGGTCGTGGTCACCGACGGCCGCGCCACCAGCGGACCCGACCCCACGACGCTGGCCGGCGTCCTGGCCGGGGTCGCCACCGTGGTGGTGGACTGCGAGTCCGGCCCGGTACGCCTCGGCCTCGCCCGCCGCCTCGCCGCCGCGCTCGACGCCGACCTCGTGCCCCTCGAGCACCTGGAACACACCACCACCCGGAGGGCCGCATGA
- a CDS encoding gluconokinase — MDVIVGIDTGTTATKAVALGAAGEPRAPASVAYPLSVPAAGRAELEPDGLRDAAIHTLVDAARQSRQRGDRVVAVSLSAFLHGLVPMDPVGRPLGPMITWADGRAAAQSAALVAAGRAGALHARTGTPVHPMSPLAKLAWWRDTHPATLRDTPRWGGVKELVLAALADAPFVVDLSAASGTGLYDIHQRRWDPEALEIAGVRPAHLAEVVPTTARFTLRPDIAAAAGLPATTPVIVGATDGPLATLGVGATAPGVAAVSLGTSGALRTVVGAPTVDRAGRLFCYALTTDRWVVGGAVNNAGSVVRWARQTFTGYPGTDRAEMDPLGADVGDAALLAEAGRVPAGSDGLLCLPYLLGERAPWWRPGLRGAYLGLGREHGRAHLVRAAVEGVCQQLALVRDTFADEGIAVAEVRATGGAVASALWVDVLAAALDLPVAVAGTREGTALGAALLGWHALGTLPDLDHAGALVGVGEPTRPDPDAAALYRRMRPLVERAVHAVTDVHTELRGLTGR, encoded by the coding sequence GTGGACGTCATCGTCGGCATCGACACCGGCACCACCGCGACCAAGGCGGTGGCCCTCGGCGCGGCCGGTGAGCCGAGGGCGCCCGCCAGCGTCGCCTATCCGCTGTCCGTACCCGCGGCCGGCCGGGCCGAGCTGGAGCCCGACGGCCTGCGCGACGCCGCGATCCACACCCTCGTCGACGCGGCCCGGCAGTCCCGCCAGCGCGGCGACCGGGTCGTCGCGGTCAGCCTCAGCGCGTTCCTGCACGGGCTCGTGCCGATGGATCCCGTGGGGCGCCCGCTCGGCCCGATGATCACCTGGGCCGACGGCCGCGCCGCGGCGCAGTCCGCGGCGCTCGTGGCCGCCGGGCGCGCCGGGGCCCTGCACGCCCGCACCGGCACCCCCGTGCACCCGATGTCGCCGCTGGCCAAGCTCGCCTGGTGGCGCGACACCCACCCGGCGACGCTGCGCGACACCCCGCGCTGGGGCGGGGTCAAGGAGCTGGTGCTGGCCGCGCTCGCGGACGCGCCGTTCGTCGTCGACCTCTCCGCCGCCTCCGGGACCGGGCTCTACGACATCCACCAGCGGCGCTGGGACCCCGAGGCGCTGGAGATCGCCGGGGTGCGGCCCGCGCACCTGGCCGAGGTCGTGCCGACCACCGCGCGGTTCACGCTGCGCCCGGACATCGCGGCCGCTGCCGGGCTGCCCGCCACCACGCCGGTGATCGTCGGCGCCACCGACGGGCCGCTGGCCACCCTCGGCGTGGGCGCCACCGCGCCCGGCGTGGCCGCGGTGTCCCTGGGCACCAGCGGCGCCCTGCGCACGGTCGTAGGCGCGCCCACGGTGGACCGGGCGGGCCGGCTGTTCTGCTACGCGCTCACCACGGACCGCTGGGTCGTCGGCGGGGCGGTCAACAACGCCGGGTCGGTGGTGCGCTGGGCGCGGCAGACCTTCACGGGCTACCCGGGGACCGACCGCGCCGAGATGGACCCCCTCGGGGCCGACGTGGGTGACGCGGCGCTGCTGGCCGAGGCGGGCCGTGTCCCGGCGGGCAGCGACGGCCTGCTCTGCCTGCCCTACCTGCTGGGGGAGCGGGCGCCGTGGTGGCGGCCGGGGCTGCGCGGCGCGTACCTGGGGCTGGGGCGCGAGCACGGCCGAGCCCACCTGGTCCGCGCCGCCGTCGAGGGGGTGTGCCAGCAACTGGCCCTCGTCCGCGACACCTTCGCCGACGAGGGGATCGCGGTCGCCGAGGTACGGGCCACCGGCGGCGCGGTCGCCTCCGCCCTGTGGGTGGACGTGCTGGCCGCCGCGCTGGACCTGCCGGTCGCGGTCGCCGGTACCCGCGAGGGCACCGCGCTCGGCGCCGCCCTGCTGGGCTGGCACGCCCTCGGCACCCTACCCGACCTGGATCACGCCGGGGCCCTTGTCGGCGTCGGCGAACCCACCCGGCCCGACCCGGACGCCGCGGCCCTGTACCGCCGGATGCGCCCGCTCGTCGAGCGCGCCGTCCACGCCGTGACCGACGTGCACACCGAACTGCGCGGGCTCACCGGCCGGTGA
- a CDS encoding SRPBCC family protein, whose product MRHPTTDFDPGPPGDASVVPDGDAWTLVFVRDLRQPPERVWRALTDPGELDQWAPFAVARDLGAPGDTTLTMIDGDTRLEQPVTVLRAEAPRVLEYTWGEDRLRWELDAEGGGTRLTLRHTLAQPGMDAMVAAGWHLCMAVLRRLLDGTPVGVIRGRDALAYGWDDLRDGYARRLAR is encoded by the coding sequence ATGAGACACCCCACCACCGATTTCGACCCCGGCCCGCCCGGCGACGCCAGCGTCGTTCCTGACGGTGACGCCTGGACCCTGGTGTTCGTCCGCGACCTGCGGCAGCCGCCCGAGCGGGTGTGGCGCGCCCTGACCGACCCCGGCGAACTCGACCAGTGGGCACCCTTCGCCGTCGCCCGTGACCTCGGCGCGCCCGGCGACACCACGCTCACCATGATCGACGGCGATACCCGCCTGGAGCAGCCCGTCACCGTGCTGCGCGCCGAGGCACCCCGCGTGCTGGAGTACACCTGGGGCGAGGACCGGTTGCGCTGGGAGCTCGACGCCGAGGGCGGCGGCACCCGGCTCACCCTGCGGCACACCCTGGCCCAGCCCGGCATGGACGCCATGGTCGCGGCCGGCTGGCACCTGTGCATGGCGGTGCTGCGGCGGCTGCTCGACGGCACCCCCGTCGGTGTCATCCGCGGCCGCGACGCCCTCGCGTACGGCTGGGACGACCTGCGCGACGGGTACGCGCGACGCCTCGCCCGCTGA
- a CDS encoding ArsR/SmtB family transcription factor: MPVDALAVLAEPARRRILDELRHADLSVGALVGALQMSQPAVSKHLRVLRDAGFVTCRTAAQQRIYHLEPERFRALDAWLAPYRALWTRHLDALERHLDSEEQP, translated from the coding sequence GTGCCCGTCGACGCCCTCGCCGTACTGGCCGAACCGGCCCGGCGCCGCATCCTGGACGAGCTGCGCCACGCCGACCTCAGCGTCGGTGCCCTGGTCGGCGCGCTCCAGATGAGCCAGCCCGCGGTCTCCAAGCACCTGCGGGTGCTGCGCGACGCCGGCTTCGTCACCTGCCGGACGGCCGCCCAACAGCGCATCTACCACCTGGAGCCGGAACGCTTCCGGGCCCTGGACGCCTGGCTGGCGCCCTACCGCGCGCTGTGGACCCGGCACCTCGACGCTCTCGAACGCCACCTCGACTCCGAGGAGCAGCCATGA
- a CDS encoding citrate synthase, with translation MTDVKLDHPGGQLTMPVREAVEGPGGIEVSALLKETGFVTLDQGFVNTASCSSAITYIDGDAGILRYRGYPIEQLAGRASFLEVSYLLIHDALPTPTELADFADKIRVHTLLQEEMRTFFSGFPRDAHPMAVLSSAVTALSTFYQDALDPTDPDQVEISTIRLMAKLPTIAAYAYKKSIGHPLPYPDNSLDYVENFLRMTFGLPTVRYDVDPTLAKVLDMLLVLHADHEQNCSTSTVRLVGSSQANLYASVSAGVNALSGPLHGGANAAVLDMLEQIQRAGGDVDTFVNRVKNKEKGVKLMGFGHRVYKNYDPRAAIVKKAARDVLSTMDKPDPLLDIAFKLEEIALADDYFVSRKLYPNVDFYTGLIYKAMGFPTNLFTVLFALGRLPGWIAQWREMTADPTTKIGRPRQLYTGSPEREFIPIDKR, from the coding sequence ATGACGGATGTCAAGCTTGACCACCCCGGTGGCCAGTTGACGATGCCGGTGCGCGAGGCGGTCGAGGGCCCCGGAGGCATCGAAGTCAGCGCGCTGCTGAAGGAAACCGGTTTCGTCACCCTGGACCAGGGTTTCGTCAACACGGCCTCCTGCTCGTCCGCGATCACCTACATCGATGGTGACGCCGGGATCCTGCGTTACCGCGGGTATCCGATCGAGCAGCTGGCGGGTCGGGCCTCCTTCCTCGAGGTGTCCTACCTGCTGATCCACGACGCGCTGCCGACTCCCACCGAGCTCGCTGACTTCGCCGACAAGATCCGGGTGCACACGCTGCTGCAGGAGGAGATGCGGACGTTCTTCTCCGGTTTCCCGCGTGACGCGCACCCGATGGCGGTGCTCTCCTCGGCGGTGACCGCCCTGTCGACCTTCTACCAGGACGCGCTCGACCCGACAGACCCGGATCAGGTCGAAATCTCCACGATCCGGCTGATGGCGAAGCTTCCGACGATCGCGGCGTACGCGTACAAGAAGTCCATCGGGCACCCGCTGCCGTACCCCGACAACTCCCTGGACTACGTCGAGAACTTCCTGCGCATGACGTTCGGCCTGCCTACGGTGCGGTACGACGTCGACCCGACCCTCGCCAAGGTCCTCGACATGCTGCTGGTGCTGCACGCCGACCACGAGCAGAACTGCTCCACCTCCACGGTCCGGCTGGTCGGCTCCAGCCAGGCCAACCTGTACGCGTCGGTCTCGGCCGGGGTGAATGCCCTGTCCGGCCCGCTGCACGGCGGGGCGAACGCGGCGGTGCTGGACATGCTGGAGCAGATCCAGCGTGCGGGTGGCGACGTCGACACGTTCGTCAACCGGGTGAAGAACAAGGAAAAGGGCGTCAAGCTCATGGGCTTCGGCCACCGGGTCTACAAGAATTACGACCCGCGTGCCGCGATCGTGAAGAAGGCCGCCCGGGACGTGCTGTCCACCATGGACAAGCCCGACCCGCTGCTGGACATCGCGTTCAAGCTCGAGGAGATCGCGCTCGCCGACGACTACTTCGTCTCGCGCAAGCTGTACCCGAACGTCGACTTCTACACCGGCCTGATCTACAAGGCCATGGGCTTCCCGACGAACCTGTTCACGGTGCTGTTCGCGCTGGGCCGCCTGCCGGGCTGGATCGCCCAGTGGCGCGAGATGACCGCCGACCCGACCACCAAGATCGGCCGGCCCCGTCAGCTGTACACCGGTTCGCCGGAGCGCGAGTTCATCCCGATCGACAAGCGCTGA
- a CDS encoding universal stress protein produces MNRTAAGLAAVRLGAREAVARGCALRIVHAFTWPETAPPGQNPEGQDYGTARHAAARMVEHAVTVARRATPAPRVRGLVVDGPPARVLLQQSRAAQLLVLGEDDLARVPHLTECSVLLQTVSRARCPVVVARGVRPPTGPLLAGVDGSAASLAALRHAAAEARRRHLPVEVAHVVERPDPAARARARGLLDAAVAAVPELPAHRVLLLTGDPVAELVRASRHARMVIVGPRGADGSPLLGPVAHELLRRCVSPTLFVHGGIANEHTTAGTVPSAGVPAS; encoded by the coding sequence GTGAACCGGACCGCGGCCGGCCTCGCCGCGGTGCGGCTGGGTGCCCGGGAGGCGGTGGCCCGCGGGTGCGCGCTACGGATCGTGCACGCATTCACGTGGCCGGAAACCGCCCCACCAGGACAGAACCCGGAAGGCCAAGACTACGGCACCGCGCGGCACGCTGCGGCCCGGATGGTCGAGCACGCGGTCACCGTCGCGCGGCGCGCGACCCCGGCACCCCGGGTCCGTGGCCTGGTCGTCGACGGGCCCCCCGCACGGGTCCTGCTGCAGCAGAGCCGCGCCGCCCAGCTGCTGGTCCTCGGCGAGGACGACCTGGCCAGGGTGCCGCACCTGACGGAGTGCTCGGTGCTGCTGCAGACGGTGTCCCGGGCCCGCTGCCCGGTCGTCGTGGCCCGCGGCGTACGGCCGCCGACCGGGCCGCTGCTGGCCGGGGTGGACGGTTCCGCCGCCTCGCTGGCCGCGTTGCGGCACGCCGCCGCCGAGGCGCGCCGCCGGCACCTGCCCGTCGAGGTGGCGCACGTGGTGGAGCGGCCCGACCCGGCGGCGCGGGCCCGCGCGCGGGGCCTGCTCGACGCGGCCGTCGCGGCCGTACCCGAACTGCCCGCCCACCGGGTCCTGCTGCTGACCGGAGATCCGGTGGCCGAGCTGGTCCGCGCCTCCCGGCACGCCCGCATGGTGATCGTCGGGCCGCGCGGCGCCGACGGCAGCCCACTGCTCGGCCCGGTGGCCCACGAACTGCTCCGTCGATGCGTGAGCCCCACGTTGTTTGTTCACGGCGGCATTGCCAATGAGCACACCACTGCGGGTACGGTGCCTTCGGCGGGGGTGCCGGCCTCCTGA